One window of Candidatus Nitrospira kreftii genomic DNA carries:
- a CDS encoding hypothetical protein (conserved protein of unknown function) — protein sequence MNIDAFRQMVAKNPKGFLGRYGLGNKILQENGSVEEAVEHLTVATQLDPTHVASHLALGRALIQLGRHADAKPVLTAGIDAVLSGRSNGGKDLVPDMQELLRSLG from the coding sequence ATGAATATCGATGCATTCCGCCAAATGGTTGCCAAGAATCCGAAGGGCTTCCTCGGTCGTTACGGGCTTGGCAATAAGATCCTTCAAGAAAACGGGAGTGTGGAAGAGGCTGTCGAGCATCTGACTGTCGCGACACAATTGGACCCGACCCATGTGGCCTCTCATCTGGCCCTTGGACGTGCTTTGATCCAATTAGGACGGCACGCCGATGCCAAACCGGTTCTCACCGCCGGAATCGACGCCGTCCTTTCGGGACGGTCCAACGGCGGCAAGGATCTGGTGCCGGATATGCAAGAGCTCTTGCGCTCCCTTGGATAA
- a CDS encoding hypothetical protein (conserved protein of unknown function), whose protein sequence is MNLDDARKRIESAVTQYGQHAAPAIDLVMAEVRSDMGSGAFNELVDEFDLELLYNIPPMESDHSNS, encoded by the coding sequence GTGAACCTCGACGATGCCAGAAAGCGCATTGAATCAGCTGTCACGCAATATGGACAACATGCCGCTCCGGCGATTGATCTTGTCATGGCCGAAGTTCGTTCCGATATGGGGTCCGGCGCATTCAACGAACTGGTCGACGAGTTCGACCTGGAACTGCTGTACAACATTCCTCCCATGGAATCGGACCATTCCAATAGTTGA